From the Homo sapiens chromosome 1, GRCh38.p14 Primary Assembly genome, one window contains:
- the PNRC2 gene encoding proline-rich nuclear receptor coactivator 2 isoform X1, with product MGGGERYNIPAPQSRNVSKNQQQLNRQKTKEQNSQMKIVHKKKERGHGYNSSAAAWQAMQNGGKNKNFPNNQSWNSSLSGPRLLFKSQANQNYAGAKFSEPPSPSVLPKPPSHWVPVSFNPSDKEIMTFQLKTLLKVQV from the coding sequence ATGGGTGGTGGAGAGAGGTATAACATTCCAGCCCCTCAATCTAGAAATGTTAGTAAGAACCAACAACAGCTTAACAGACAGAAGACCAAGGAACAGAATTCCCAGATGAAGATTgttcataagaaaaaagaaagaggacatGGTTATAACTCATCAGCAGCTGCCTGGCAGGCCATGCAAAATGGGGGGAAGaacaaaaattttccaaataatcAAAGTTGGAATTCTAGCTTATCAGGTCCCAGGTTACTTTTTAAATCTCAAGCTAATCAGAACTATGCTGGTGCCAAATTTAGTGAGCCGCCATCACCAAGTGTTCTTCCCAAACCACCAAGCCACTGGGTCCCTGTTTCCTTTAATCCTTCAGATAAGGAAATAATGACATTTCAACTTAAAACCTTACTTAAAGTACAGgtataa